Within the Pseudobythopirellula maris genome, the region TTCAACATATCAACCCCGCCTCCAACCCCGACGATATGAGCGGATAATCGGCGTCGCTCCGGCCCTAGGTCAGCGTGCAGAACGAGGCTCTCCGGGCGGATTATCCATCCCGAGGAGTGCGTTCAAAGGTTAGAATAACGGGGCTTCTCCCGATTCACGCTGGATCAGCGGTCCGCTGCTCCGCGTTTTGACTGGCGTCTCGATTCTCTCCTCATCCCTTTTCGACACCGCATTGGAATCGCCGATGTGCCGCTCTGGTTCTGCTGTGCTCTTCGCAGCCACGATCGCTTGCAGCGTTCTTTGCTTCGGCCTGCTCAAGGCTAACGCCCAGACGCCGTTTTTCCCGGGCGCCGAAGGCTTCGGCGGCACGTTTCTCGGCTCGGCCCCTGCGGGAGGCTGGTTCGCGAACGCCGAAGTTTACCACGTGACGAACCTCAACGAGGACGGGCCGGGGTCGTTCCGCAACGCGTTCGACGAGGACACCGCGAACAAGATTATCGTGTTCGACGTCGGCGGCGTGATCCGCCTCGACGGATCGGGCGTCGATAACATCGACATCAAGAACCTCAAGAACTACTACATCGCCGGCCAAACGGCCCCAAGCCCGGTGACTATTTACGGCGACATGACGCAGATCACGCACAGCCCGAACAAGGTGAACGAGAACATCATCCTCCGCTACATGACGTTCCGCAAAGGGGTGAGCGACAACGACGACACGATCACCTTCGCCGGCGGAAACGACAACGGCGTCGCCACCAACATGATCCTGGACCACGTCACGAGCACGTGGGCCGAGGACGAGAACACGTCGGTGGCCAATTACAACACGAACATCACCGTGCAGAACTCGCTGATCGCCGACGCGCTCGACGGCGGCAGCGACCACGCCTACGGCTCGCTGATCCGGCCGCGGACCGACTCGCAGGTGTCGTTCCACCACAACCTGTACGCGAACAACAAGAGCCGCCAGCCGCGGCTGGGCAACTACAACGACTCGCTGCTCACGGCCGACCTGCGGAACAACGTGGTCTACAACTTCAGCGACCGGGCGGCCTACGCCGGCGGCTCGAGCGGCAGCGTGCCGGAGAGCGTCGACCTGAACTTCGTCGGAAACTACACCGTGGCGGGCCCGACGACGCCTTCGAGCAACGCCCCGCGTACCGTGCAGATCGACAACAACGCCGTGGTCGAGGCCTACCAGGCGGGCAACTACGTCGATTCGGACAAGGTGCGAGGCATCGACGGCAAGCCGAACGGCGCCGACACGGGCTGGAGCCAGTTCTACGTGATCCCCAGCAAAACGGGGCAACTCACCCAACGCTCCACGCCGTTCGCCACGCCCAACGTCACGACCATGAACGCGCCGGACGCTTACGACTACGTCGTGAGCCACGCCGGCAACTGGTGGTGGGACCGCGAGGCGATCGACGCGCGGATCGTCGGCAACGTCACGGGCGCCACCAACCCGCCCGACGGCGTGTCGCCGCTGACGCCCAACGCGGCCGAGCTGGCAGCCCTGCTGGCGACGCCGATGACCACGCACGCCGCCGGCTACGACACCGACGGCGACGGCATGTCGACCGTTTGGGAGCTAGCCCACGGCCTCGACCCCACGAACCCCAACGACTGGAACGGCGACTTCGACAACGACGGCTACATCGACCTCGTCGAGTTCATCAACGAGAAGGGCGAGTTCCCGGCGCCCGCGCCGATTGTCTTCCAAGGCGGCGGCTTCCCAGGCAGCGGTAACGTCCGCTACGCGGAGTTTGGCAACTGGCGCACCGATGATAGCGCGGCGACCGGCGGCACGGGCGGCACGGCGTGGCAGCCTTCGCGGTTCGACGAGGTGCGTATCCCATCCGGTTCTAGGGCTGCTATCGATGCAGCCGGACAACACGCCGGCAACCTCACACTCCAGCACGCCTTCCTGGACGTGGATGATGGTTGGCTTGCCGTTGAGGGCGAATTGGCTTTCAACGGAAACAGTGGCGTGATGATTAACGGAGGCCAGCTGCTCGCAAATCGCATTTCAAGCATCGGCACACGAGCCTTGGCCCTGAGGGGCGGTACGTTGCGAGCTAACGAGATCGCTTTTGGCGTCACCAATAGCGGATCGACCCTAGCTCCGGGGCTCAGCCTCTTCGGCGGCATCGGCACAACCACCATTGACGGCTACCTGGAACTCGAGAGCGGGGCCATCGAAGTCGAAATCGCCGACGCGGAGACCTCCGATACCCTGGTGATCGATGGCCTGGTGACGCTCGGCGGCGCCTTGGACGTGCTGTTCCTCGACCTCTACGACCCGGGCGCCGGCAGCTGGGACATCATGACCGCCACCGAGGGCTTCAGCGGGGCGTTCGACACGCTGCCATCGGGCTTCGCCACGGGCATCGTCGGCTCGACGCTCACACTCTACTACAACACCGCCGTGCCGCTCGCCGGCGACTACAACGGCAACGGCGTGGTCGACGCCGCCGACTTCACGGTCTGGCGAGACGGCTTCGAGAACGGCGAGTACACGATGGCCCACTACGACACGTGGGTCGCGAACTTCGGCATGACCGCCGAACCGCCGGTCGATACGCAGAGCGTGCCGGAGCCCGCGGCTTTGGCGATGCTGGGGCTGCTTGCCTTGGGCCTCACGATCCGCCGCGGTCGACCGTGACTACGCGCAGGTCACAGACGTTCGTGCCCGTGGGCCCGGTGAGCAGCAGGCCGTCGGCCGCTTCGAAGAAGCGGTAGGCGTCGTTCCTGCGGAGCGCGTCTTCGAGGTCGAGGCCCGCGGACTCGGCGCGGGCAGCGACCGCCGTGTCGATGACCGCGCCGGCGGCGTCGGTGGGGCCGTCCTCGCCGTCGGTGCCGCCCGACAGCAGGCAGACGCCCGCCAGGTCGCCCCGGTCGCGGCGACGCATTTCCTGCAATGCGGCGAGCGTGAGCTGTTGGTTGCGGCCCCCCAGGCCGCGGATCGCGGCGTCGGCGAGCGTAACGGTCGGCTCGCCGCCGGTGATCAGGCAGTCGGGCGCCACGGAGGTGGGGGGCTCGTCGCGCATCCGCAGGGCCTCTTCGGCGAGGCCGCGGCCGATCTCCTCGGCGGGGCCCTCCGACGCGCGGCTGGAGGTCATCGCATGGTTGTAGCCCAATCGCTCGGCCTCGATGCCGGCGGCGTCGACCGCGGTGGCGTTGTTGCCAATCACCACGGTGCGCGTTTCGTGGCGGGGGGGGATCGGCCTCGCGTCGGCGTGATTGCGTAGGTGAGCGACGATCGGCGCCGCCGCCGGGTCTCTTTCGACCCCCAACTCGGCGAGCACCCTTAGGGCGTCGTCACGGGTCTGCGGGTTGGGAACGGTGGGGCCGCTGGCGATCATGTCCAAGGGATCGCCCAGCACGTCGCTCAGCACGAGCGACACCATGCGGCCCGCGCGGCAGGCGCGCAGCAGGCCGCCCCCTTTCACCTGGCTGATCTGCTTGCGGACGGTGTTGAGCTGCTCGATCGTGGCGCCGGCGCCGGAGAGCAACCGTGTGACCGCCGCCTTCTGGTCGAGCGTCACCCCATCCGCCGGCGCGCAGAGCAGCGCCGAACCGCCCCCCGAGAGCAGGACAAGACAGAGGTCGTCGGCCGTCGCCGAGCCGAGGAGCTTGAGGATCCTCTGCGTGGCGGCCACTCCCTCGGGGCGGGGCTCGTTGACGCCCGCCGGTCGGCCCGCGACGAGCTCGATCGCCCGCGTCGGCCCGAGGCAGTCGGCCGGAACGCTCACCAAACCCGCGAGCCGCTTGTCGGTGAGCACGGCTTCGCCGAGGGCGGCCTCGAGGCCGCGGGCCATGCCGGCCCCCGCTTTACCGGCGCCCACCACGAAGAGACGCCGCACCGTGTGGAGGTCGACCTCGACGAGGTCGGCGCCGCCGTTGTCCACGAGCAGCCAGTTGCCGTCGACCCGCACGCTGGCGGGCAGCAGGGTCTCGGGCCGCACCGCCTCGACCCCGGCGCGCCAGATGCGCTCGGCGTCGTCACGCAGGTTTCGAGAACGGGACATTTTCGTCTCAGTGACCGGTGGGGGGCCCATGCCGCGGCGGCTCGTGCCTCGTCGGCCCGTGTCGCGATGGCTTAGGCGGGAAGAGGCGATAAATGTCGATCACCAACAGCGTCAGCCCGATGGCGATGACGGCCAGCCCCCAACCGCCGACTGTCGTGCGGATTCTGCCGCCCGGCATCGAGTTGACGTAGGCGCCCGTCGCCATCAGCAGGGCGCCGGAGAACACGACCAAGCTGCAAGCGATGGATCGCACGGCGGGTGCTCCTTGCGGTGTCAGTTCTTGCGGCCGAGATAGTCGCGTTCGAGCTGGGTGATCTTCTCGACGCGGCGGGCGTGGCGGGCGCCCTCGAACTCCGTGTTGACCCAGACCTCGACCATCCGCTCGACCACGCGCGGGCTGAGCAAGTCGGCCGACAGGCAGAGGACGTTCAGGTTGTTGTGGCGGCGGCTGATCTCGGCCGTCACCTCGTCGGTGCACGGCGCGGCGCGGACGCCGCAGAATTTGTTGGCGGCCACCGCCATGCCGATCCCCGTGCCGCAGATCAGGATGCCGCGATCGACCTCGCCCTTGCTGACCTTGCCGGCGACGATGGCGGCGAAGTCGGGGTAGTCGACGCTCTCGGAGCCGCACGAGCCCTCGTCGATCGCCTCGTGCCCGAGCGACTCGAGCACGTTGATCACTTTGTTGCGTAGATCGAGACCCCGGTGGTCGCTGGCGACGGCGATGCGCATGACGTTTTTGTTCTCTTGCTATCTGCGGCCCGACCGACGCGAGTGCGTAGGTTGGGCCTTGTGGTTCGATCCGTCCGCCCGCGAAGCTGATTCTCAGCCCCGCGGTGATAGGCGCCACGGCCGTGTGGCGTCGCGACTAACAGTCCGGGCCCGCTCTCAATCCGGGCCTTCTGTGGCATCCGTGCGGATCTCTTTCAGGATGGCGTCGAGGTGGTGGTCGATCCCCTGCTCGAGCTGCTCCGCGCACTGCCGGTAAACCTCGATCGATCCGCCGATCGGGTCGGGCACGTCGCGGCCGCCCGGCATCATCATTTTGACGCGTGGGGCGGCCTCGGGCCAGTGCCCCAGGATCGCGTCGCGGTGGGCGCGGGTCATCGTGAGCAGCAGATCGGCCTGCCGGATAAGGTGGTCGCTGAGCATCTGCGAGGAATGTGCCGCGAGTGAGATGCCGCGTTCCTCGAGCAGGGCCAGGGTCTCGGCCGCCGCCCGCCCGCCGTTGCTGGCCGACAGGCCGGCCGACGCCACGAGCAGGCCGCGCGATTCGAGTTCGTCGTCCGTTACCTTGAGCCGCTCGGCGAGTTTGCGTCGCATGAGCCCCTCGGCCATCGGGCTGCGGCAGGTGTTGCCCGTGCAAACCATCACCACCAAGTAACTGGACAAGCGTTCGATGGTTGGTTTCCCCACGACTCCCTCCCGGAGCATCTCGAAACGGTCGGGCCACACGCGAACGACCGACGAGGCCTGTCCGTAGCGGGCCGGTCCGTCGTCCAGCACCAGGCCGAGGCTATCGCCCAAGGCGTCGACGCAGCCCTTCGCGTCGGTCGCCTCGGGGTCGCCGCTGGCGTTCGCGCTGGTCAGCACCAGCGGTCCGGCGTGCATGCGCAACACGTCTTGCAGCACCCGGTTGGCGGGCGCCCGGAAGCCGACCGTTCCGTTCGGGCAAACGTGCTGACGGATGCCGTCGCAGAGCTTGCCGGTGAGGCCCCCCTCGTGGTCGCTGCCGACCACCAGAGTTACCGGCCCCGGCCAGCAGCGCCGGGCAAGCCGGCGGGCGAGCGGGCCCCACTGCGGGGCGTAGTCCTCGGCGTCGTCGGCGCCTTTGACGGCCAACGCAAACGGGGCCGAAGCCGCCCTGCCCTTCGCCTCGGCGAGCCGGGCGACGGCGTCGGGTCGGTCGGCGCTAGCCGCGATGCCGTAAACGGTCTCGGTCGGGACACCGACCAGTTGGCCTTCTGCCAACGCCTGCACGGTGCGATGCACAACGTCGCGTAGGTCGTCCGCTTGGGCGACGTTGATAACGCGTGGCGGCATAATGGGGGTGGTTCGGGAGCAAACGGAACGAAATGCGTGCGTCCATCGCACGGACGGTTCTGCCCCACAGGCGTCGGTCGCCGTGATCGGGACAGCCCTGAACTATAACGGCCGCTTGTCGAGTCGGTCAACCAGTTGCGAGCGGTCTCCGCATGACCTAAGCCCAATGCGGCAAGCCCTTTAGGTCGAGCGGCGAGTCTCGCTGAATCAATTCTACCTGCCGCCCTCTGATGCGACTTGAACGTCTCGGTCGTCAATAGCGATCGCGTCGCTCGAGGAGGCCCAAGACGCACAGACAGGATCTCACACGACAAGGCGTTAGCGCCGCGGGCCATGAAGCCCCAGAGGCGCCCATATCTCCACAGAAACGATCACTAGGCTAAATGAACGCCGCGGTGTTGTTGCTTCACGAGGCTCGGTCCGCCAGAATCTAGAGTCGAGGCGCGTCCTTTTCTTACGCTACGGAACATCCCCACGCATGAACGCTAGCGAGTCGCTTAGCAACGACGGCGCCGAGTCTCCTCGGGGGGCCGTGTCGCGTCGTCGTTTCTTGCAGGGGGCGGCCGCCTGTGGGCTGCTTGCCCCGTTGGCTAGCGCGACGGGCTGCGAGCCGGCGGGACCCGGGTTCGGTCGGCTCGACAAGGTGTGGGGCCGCCACGGCGTGGTCGGCGGTCGCATGCACAAGGCGCGGGCCATGGCGATCGACGCCGACCAGCGCCTTTACTTGGTCGACTTCACCGCTCGCATCTTGGTTTACGACCTCGACGGCAACTACCTGCACGGCTGGAGCACGCCCGTGTGCGACAACGGCCGACCGACCGGCCTGACGTACGACCCGGCGTCGAACCGCCTGCTGGTGGCCGACACGCACTACTACCGCATCCTGGAGTACGAGCTCGACGGCTCGCTGGTCTCGGCGGCGACCACCGGGGGCACGAACGGCGTGGCGCCGGGTGAGTTTGGGTTCGTCACCGACGCGGTGCGCGACTCTCAGGGTTGTCTCTACGTCTGCGAGTACGGCGACAACGACCGCGTGCAGAAGTTTTCGCCCGATGGCGAGTTCCTCGCCCAGTGGGGCTCGCACGGCACGGGCCCCGACCAATTCAAGCGGCCGCAGAACCTGCTCGTCGACAGCGACGACCGCTTGTGGGTCTGCGACGCCTGCAACCACCGCATCAAAGTGTTCGACCCGGACGGCAAACTTGTGGCGATGTGGGGAGAAGAGGGCTCGGCGCCGGGGCAAATGTATTACCCTTACGACATCGTGATGGACCCGGCGGGCGACCTCTACATCGTCGAGTACGGGAACCACCGCGTGCAGAAGTTTACACAAGGGGGCGAGTCGCTCGGCGTGTGGGGCGGACAGGGCCGCGACGAGGGGCAGCTGTGGGACCCCTGGGCCTTGGCGCTCGACTCGCACAACCGGCTGCACGTGTTGGACACCCACAACAACCGGGTGCAGCGAGTGGTTGTTTGATTGTGAATCGATAGGAGCGAAGCGACGCGCGTAATTCCTCTCCCCCGCTGGGGGAGGGAGTAACATCCCCTAGACCCCAACACCTTCCCGCCGCTTGTTCACCCACTCGCTAGCCTTCGACAGCCCCTGGTACTTGGCGCTCCTCGCCTTGCTGCCGATCATCTGGGTGCTCAGCCGCCGCTCGCTCGCCGGGCTGGGGCGGTTGCGGCGGCTCGTAGCGATCGCGTTCCGCTCGCTGGTTTTCACGGCGATCGTGCTCGCACTGGCCGACGCCCAGCTGCGCAAGCAAAGCGACCGACTCACGGTCATCTACCTGCTCGACCAGTCGCAGAGCATCCCCGAGGCGCAACGCGAGGCGATGACCTCGTTCGTCAACGCCTCGGTCCGCGAGCACCGCCGCAACGACCTGGACGACCGCGCGGGGGTGATCGTCTTCGGCCGCGAGCCGGAGGTCGAGCTGCCGCCCGTCGACTTTTTCTACGAGCTGCCGCGGATCGAGAGCCTGGTCGACCGCCAGCACACGAACCTCGAGCAGGCGCTCGGGCGGGCGATGAGCCTGTTCCCTCCCGACGCGGCTAAGCGGATCGTCATCGTCACCGACGGCAACGAGAACAGCGGCGACGCCCTGCGCCAGGCCCGGGCGATGGCCGCCGCGGGGGTGAGCATCGACGTGCTGCCCGTGCCGCTGGGCCAGCGCAGCGAGGTGGCCGTCGACAAGCTCACCCTGCCGGCCGACGTACGCCGCGACCAGCCGTTCGAGCTCCGCGCGGTCGTCGAGCTCGAGGCCACGCCCGGCGCCACCGAGACCGGCCGGCTCCGCGTGGTGCGCAAGAGCGGCGACCGCGAGACCGTGCTCTCCGAGAGCCCCGTCACGCTCGAGCCCGGCAAGAACGTCTTCTCGATCCGCGAGTCGATCCAGGAGGCCGACTTCTACACGTACGAGGCCCGCTTCGTGCCGGACGACCCGGCGACCGACGCCTCGACCCAGAACAACCTGGCCACGGCGTTCACCCACGTCCGCGGCAAGGGCCACGTGCTGCTGATCGAGGACTGGGAGCACCCCGGCGAGTTCGACACGATGGTCGACGCCCTGCGGGCCGAGGGGCTCGAGGTCACCACGATGCGCAGCGACCGCCTGTTCGGCTCGCTCGCCGAGCTGCAACGCTACGACACCGTGGTGCTGGCCAACACGCCGCGCAGCAGCGGCTTCGGCGGCGGCTCGGGCACGGTCACCACCGACTCGATCAGCGCCTTCAGCGACGACCAGATCGGCATGCTGGTGCGCAACACCGAGGAGCTCGGTTGCGGGCTGGTGATGATCGGCGGCGACCGCAGCTTCGGCGCCGGCGGCTGGGACGACACCAAGATCGAAGAGGCGATGCCGCTCGACTTCGAGATCAAGGCCGCCAAGGTCACCCCCGTCGGCGCGCTCGGCATGATCATGCACGCCAGCGAGATCGCCCGCGGCAATTACTGGCAAAAGCGCATCGCCATCGAGGCGGTCGACGCCCTGGGCGAACGCGACTACGCCGGCCTGTTGCAGTGGAACGGCTCGGACCAGTGGCTGTGGGGCCAGTCGCAGGGGGGCATGATTACGGTCGGCGCCAACCGCAACCAGATGAAGGCCCGCATCGACCGGCTCACCGTGGGCGACATGCCGCAGTTCGACCCCGCGATGAAACTCGCCGCCGCCTCGTTCGCCGGGCTCACCAACCCCGTGCCGGCGATCAAGCACATGATCATCATCTCCGACGGCGACCCCTCGCCGCCCTCGGCCGCGGTGATGAAGTCGTTCATCGACCAGAAGGTCAAGATCACCACGGTGGCCGTGGGGGCCCACGGCCCGCCGGGCCACGCCACGATGCAGAAGATCGCCACCTCCACGGGCGGCAAGTACTACGTGGTGCGCAACGCGAACGCCCTGCCCCGCATCTACCAGCGCGAGGCGCGGCGTGTGTCGCGTCCGCTGGTGCGCGAGCTCAAGCCCCCCGTCGCCCCGCGGCTGATCACAAGGCACGAGATCCTCGGCGGCCTGGAGAGCGACTTCCCGCCGCTCGCCGGGTACGTGCAGACCACGGTGAAAGACAGCTCGCTCGTGGAGGTGGTGCTCCGCTCGCCCATCCCGGCCGACGGCGACAGCTCGACCATCCTGGCCACCTGGAACTACGGCCTCGGCAAGACCGCCGCCTTCACCTCCGACGCCGGCGCCCGCTGGGCCGACCAATGGACCGGCTGGAGCGAGTACAACCGCTTCTACAGCCAGCTGATCCGCTGGTCGATGCGCCCCACCGGCGACACCGGCAACTTCACCGTGGCGACCGACATAAAAGACGGCAAGGCGCGCGTGGTGATCGACGCCCTCGACAAGAACGACCAGTTCCTCGAACTCCCCACGATCGGCGGCGCCGCCGTGGCGCCGGGGCTCGACTCGCTGCCGATCGTCTTCCGGCAGATCGCCCCGGGCCGCTACGTCGGCGAGTTCGAGGCCGAGGACCCCGGCAGCTACATGGTCGTGATCAATCCCGGCTCGCAGCAGCCGATGATCCGCACGGGGCTCAACGTCGGCTACTCCGACGAGTTCCGCGACCGCGAGACGAACCGCTCGCTGCTCAGCTCGATCGCCTCGCTGAGCGCCGAGGGGGGCGAGGCGGGCAAGATGATCGACGAGGAGGCTGGCGTCGCCTTCACCGGCGCCGACTCGGCCGAGCCGCTCTCGGCGGTCGACCCGTACCGCCGCGACCTGCCGCCGGCCGTCTCGACGCAGCCGATCTGGCCGCTGCTGATCTTGCTGGGCAGCTGCGTCTTCTTGGCCGACGTGTTCGTCCGCCGCGTGCAGGTGAACCTCGACTGGGTCCCCCCGCTGTGGGCCCGCCTCCGCGGCCGCACGGAAGTGATAGAGCCAGAGACGATGTCCCGCCTCCGCAGCCGCAAGCAACAAATCAGCGACGAGCTCGGCGACCGCCGCGCCCAAACGCGCTTCGAGGTCGACGAAGACGCCCCGGCCGCCGGCGCCTCGCCGCTGGCCGACCTGGAGCGTCCCGCGGGCGAGAGACGCCCCACGCCAACCACCGACAAGGAATCGCTCGCCTCGGAAGAGAAAGCCCAAGAAGAGGGCTACACCTCACGCCTGCTCAAAGCCAAACGCGACGCGCTGAAGAAGAAAGACGACAACCAATAAAGCCGACCGCCCCCCAGCCCCTAGTTCCTAGCCCCTAGTTCCTAACCCTAACCCCACCCCGCAATGTCCATCGCCACGAGCATCGAAGAGCGCGCCGCCCGGTTCGCCGAGCGTTACAAGGCCGTCTACAAAGAGATCAGCAACGTGATGGTCGGCCACTCCGACATCCTGCACGGCGTGCTCACGAGCATGTTCTGCGGCGGCCATTGCCTGCTCGAAGGCGCGCCGGGGCTCGGCAAGACGCTGCTGGTCCGCACGCTGAGCGAGGTGCTCGACCTCGACTTCTCGCGCATCCAGTTCACGCCCGACCTAATGCCGGCCGACATCTTGGGCACCAACCTCATCGTCGAAGACCCCGACGGCCGCCGGCAGTTCGAGTTCCAGAAGGGGCCGATCTTCACGCAGATCTTGCTCGCCGACGAGATCAACCGCGCCACGCCCAAGACCCAGTCGGCCATGCTCGAGACGATGCAGGAGAAGCACGTCACCGCGGCCGGCACCACGTACAAGATGAAGCCGCCGTTCTTCGTCATGGCGACCCAGAACCCGATCGAGCAGGAGGGCACCTACCCGCTGCCCGAGGCGCAGCTCGACCGCTTCTTCTTCAAGCTCGAGGTAGAGTACTCCGGCCGTGAGGACCTCAACACGATCCTCGACCGCACGACCCGCGGTGAGATCGTCACGCCCAGCAAGGTGATGGACGGCGAGGAGATCCTCGAGCACCAGCGGCTCATCCGCGAGGTGGTCCTGGCGCCGCACGTCCGCGACTACATCGCCCGGCTGATCCTCGCCACCCACCCCGGCGGCCCGCTCGCCGCCCCGGCGGCGAACGACAGCCTGGCGTGGGGCGCCAGCCCCCGCGGCGCCCAGACCGTGGCGCTCGCCGCCAAGGTCCGCGCCCTGTTGGCCGGCCGCTACAACGTGAGCTTCGACGACATCCGCCGCGTCTACCTACCGGCGATGCGCCACCGCGTG harbors:
- a CDS encoding PEP-CTERM sorting domain-containing protein (PEP-CTERM proteins occur, often in large numbers, in the proteomes of bacteria that also encode an exosortase, a predicted intramembrane cysteine proteinase. The presence of a PEP-CTERM domain at a protein's C-terminus predicts cleavage within the sorting domain, followed by covalent anchoring to some some component of the (usually Gram-negative) cell surface. Many PEP-CTERM proteins exhibit an unusual sequence composition that includes large numbers of potential glycosylation sites. Expression of one such protein has been shown restore the ability of a bacterium to form floc, a type of biofilm.), coding for MLFAATIACSVLCFGLLKANAQTPFFPGAEGFGGTFLGSAPAGGWFANAEVYHVTNLNEDGPGSFRNAFDEDTANKIIVFDVGGVIRLDGSGVDNIDIKNLKNYYIAGQTAPSPVTIYGDMTQITHSPNKVNENIILRYMTFRKGVSDNDDTITFAGGNDNGVATNMILDHVTSTWAEDENTSVANYNTNITVQNSLIADALDGGSDHAYGSLIRPRTDSQVSFHHNLYANNKSRQPRLGNYNDSLLTADLRNNVVYNFSDRAAYAGGSSGSVPESVDLNFVGNYTVAGPTTPSSNAPRTVQIDNNAVVEAYQAGNYVDSDKVRGIDGKPNGADTGWSQFYVIPSKTGQLTQRSTPFATPNVTTMNAPDAYDYVVSHAGNWWWDREAIDARIVGNVTGATNPPDGVSPLTPNAAELAALLATPMTTHAAGYDTDGDGMSTVWELAHGLDPTNPNDWNGDFDNDGYIDLVEFINEKGEFPAPAPIVFQGGGFPGSGNVRYAEFGNWRTDDSAATGGTGGTAWQPSRFDEVRIPSGSRAAIDAAGQHAGNLTLQHAFLDVDDGWLAVEGELAFNGNSGVMINGGQLLANRISSIGTRALALRGGTLRANEIAFGVTNSGSTLAPGLSLFGGIGTTTIDGYLELESGAIEVEIADAETSDTLVIDGLVTLGGALDVLFLDLYDPGAGSWDIMTATEGFSGAFDTLPSGFATGIVGSTLTLYYNTAVPLAGDYNGNGVVDAADFTVWRDGFENGEYTMAHYDTWVANFGMTAEPPVDTQSVPEPAALAMLGLLALGLTIRRGRP
- a CDS encoding glycerate kinase type-2 family protein; amino-acid sequence: MSRSRNLRDDAERIWRAGVEAVRPETLLPASVRVDGNWLLVDNGGADLVEVDLHTVRRLFVVGAGKAGAGMARGLEAALGEAVLTDKRLAGLVSVPADCLGPTRAIELVAGRPAGVNEPRPEGVAATQRILKLLGSATADDLCLVLLSGGGSALLCAPADGVTLDQKAAVTRLLSGAGATIEQLNTVRKQISQVKGGGLLRACRAGRMVSLVLSDVLGDPLDMIASGPTVPNPQTRDDALRVLAELGVERDPAAAPIVAHLRNHADARPIPPRHETRTVVIGNNATAVDAAGIEAERLGYNHAMTSSRASEGPAEEIGRGLAEEALRMRDEPPTSVAPDCLITGGEPTVTLADAAIRGLGGRNQQLTLAALQEMRRRDRGDLAGVCLLSGGTDGEDGPTDAAGAVIDTAVAARAESAGLDLEDALRRNDAYRFFEAADGLLLTGPTGTNVCDLRVVTVDRGGS
- the rpiB gene encoding ribose 5-phosphate isomerase B, which codes for MRIAVASDHRGLDLRNKVINVLESLGHEAIDEGSCGSESVDYPDFAAIVAGKVSKGEVDRGILICGTGIGMAVAANKFCGVRAAPCTDEVTAEISRRHNNLNVLCLSADLLSPRVVERMVEVWVNTEFEGARHARRVEKITQLERDYLGRKN
- a CDS encoding L-threonylcarbamoyladenylate synthase; amino-acid sequence: MPPRVINVAQADDLRDVVHRTVQALAEGQLVGVPTETVYGIAASADRPDAVARLAEAKGRAASAPFALAVKGADDAEDYAPQWGPLARRLARRCWPGPVTLVVGSDHEGGLTGKLCDGIRQHVCPNGTVGFRAPANRVLQDVLRMHAGPLVLTSANASGDPEATDAKGCVDALGDSLGLVLDDGPARYGQASSVVRVWPDRFEMLREGVVGKPTIERLSSYLVVMVCTGNTCRSPMAEGLMRRKLAERLKVTDDELESRGLLVASAGLSASNGGRAAAETLALLEERGISLAAHSSQMLSDHLIRQADLLLTMTRAHRDAILGHWPEAAPRVKMMMPGGRDVPDPIGGSIEVYRQCAEQLEQGIDHHLDAILKEIRTDATEGPD
- a CDS encoding NHL repeat-containing protein, producing MNASESLSNDGAESPRGAVSRRRFLQGAAACGLLAPLASATGCEPAGPGFGRLDKVWGRHGVVGGRMHKARAMAIDADQRLYLVDFTARILVYDLDGNYLHGWSTPVCDNGRPTGLTYDPASNRLLVADTHYYRILEYELDGSLVSAATTGGTNGVAPGEFGFVTDAVRDSQGCLYVCEYGDNDRVQKFSPDGEFLAQWGSHGTGPDQFKRPQNLLVDSDDRLWVCDACNHRIKVFDPDGKLVAMWGEEGSAPGQMYYPYDIVMDPAGDLYIVEYGNHRVQKFTQGGESLGVWGGQGRDEGQLWDPWALALDSHNRLHVLDTHNNRVQRVVV
- a CDS encoding VWA domain-containing protein translates to MFTHSLAFDSPWYLALLALLPIIWVLSRRSLAGLGRLRRLVAIAFRSLVFTAIVLALADAQLRKQSDRLTVIYLLDQSQSIPEAQREAMTSFVNASVREHRRNDLDDRAGVIVFGREPEVELPPVDFFYELPRIESLVDRQHTNLEQALGRAMSLFPPDAAKRIVIVTDGNENSGDALRQARAMAAAGVSIDVLPVPLGQRSEVAVDKLTLPADVRRDQPFELRAVVELEATPGATETGRLRVVRKSGDRETVLSESPVTLEPGKNVFSIRESIQEADFYTYEARFVPDDPATDASTQNNLATAFTHVRGKGHVLLIEDWEHPGEFDTMVDALRAEGLEVTTMRSDRLFGSLAELQRYDTVVLANTPRSSGFGGGSGTVTTDSISAFSDDQIGMLVRNTEELGCGLVMIGGDRSFGAGGWDDTKIEEAMPLDFEIKAAKVTPVGALGMIMHASEIARGNYWQKRIAIEAVDALGERDYAGLLQWNGSDQWLWGQSQGGMITVGANRNQMKARIDRLTVGDMPQFDPAMKLAAASFAGLTNPVPAIKHMIIISDGDPSPPSAAVMKSFIDQKVKITTVAVGAHGPPGHATMQKIATSTGGKYYVVRNANALPRIYQREARRVSRPLVRELKPPVAPRLITRHEILGGLESDFPPLAGYVQTTVKDSSLVEVVLRSPIPADGDSSTILATWNYGLGKTAAFTSDAGARWADQWTGWSEYNRFYSQLIRWSMRPTGDTGNFTVATDIKDGKARVVIDALDKNDQFLELPTIGGAAVAPGLDSLPIVFRQIAPGRYVGEFEAEDPGSYMVVINPGSQQPMIRTGLNVGYSDEFRDRETNRSLLSSIASLSAEGGEAGKMIDEEAGVAFTGADSAEPLSAVDPYRRDLPPAVSTQPIWPLLILLGSCVFLADVFVRRVQVNLDWVPPLWARLRGRTEVIEPETMSRLRSRKQQISDELGDRRAQTRFEVDEDAPAAGASPLADLERPAGERRPTPTTDKESLASEEKAQEEGYTSRLLKAKRDALKKKDDNQ